The DNA window TGCCTTAAAAATAATGTTAGCTGGAAAAGGCGGAGTTTGTAGTGATATGGTACAAATCTTTAATAATTTTTGTGTTATTAATGATATTAAAGTCCGTGAATGGGGAGTGACTCGAGCACCATTTAATACAGATTATGGAGGACATTCATTTAATGAAGTATATATTAAAGAATTGAATAAATGGATAATGATTGATGTGTCTTATTGTGCTTTATTTTATCTAGATGGTGATACACCTCTATCAGTAACCGAATTTTATAAATTGCTTAGAGAAGGGAAAAAAGTCTCGTATAAAATTTTTAATACGAGTATAGCAGTCGAACATGAAAGTATAGACAAGAATTATTTAAATCCTGACAATGTACCTTTCCTTATTTGTAATTATTCGAATAAAGTATATGATTCATTTTTAAAAACATTTCGTCCATTAATTCCAATTTTTATCATACACTTTTTTTTATTTATAATTGGAAAAAGCTATAACTATAAGTTTCCTTTAGATAATTATAAAAATATATTCTCTTAAATTGTTATTGCTCATTTTGTTTATTAAAGGGTAATTCGAAAAGTTAATTAATATCAGATATATTCCAGATAGTTGAAAACTAACATTACTTATATTAGTCTAATTGCACTTCACATTCTCCTAGGAATGCTAGTCTTTTTTAATGAAACTCTTTCTAAGTTTTATTTTTTTTTAGCATTTGGATTTTTTATATATCGAATTATTTTATCTCCTAGTAGTAGAAAAACAATAGAAATTTTAAATGCTTGCGCCTATTTCGTTGGTGCCGAAGTATTTTTCCGAATGACTAAAGGCGCGTTTTCGTATGAAGCTGTAAAATATATAGTCATTCTTTTTTCTATA is part of the Psychroserpens ponticola genome and encodes:
- a CDS encoding transglutaminase-like domain-containing protein, with the protein product MILKKILWTLKRHPFLYLTRFRLLSKNSNINEIMGYSYNIINDKKDIPNYFTKINDTIFKNDEQISDFDLVKKLGNWLVDNVNGGPGLSVPSEDALKIMLAGKGGVCSDMVQIFNNFCVINDIKVREWGVTRAPFNTDYGGHSFNEVYIKELNKWIMIDVSYCALFYLDGDTPLSVTEFYKLLREGKKVSYKIFNTSIAVEHESIDKNYLNPDNVPFLICNYSNKVYDSFLKTFRPLIPIFIIHFFLFIIGKSYNYKFPLDNYKNIFS